One Formosa agariphila KMM 3901 genomic window, CACCATCACAGAACTCTTCTTCAGATTATACAGCATATTTTTATGACCCTGACATAAATAATTGGCAATTAATAGCTTCATTCAGACGTCCAAATACAACGACTTATGTTACAAATATGCACAGTTTTCTAGAAAACTTTTCACCAAGTACAGGTTACATTACAAGACAAGCTAATTATGGTAATCAATGGGTATACACAACGGAGCACGAATGGATTGAGATAACTAAAGCAACCTTTACTTATGATGCTACAGCACAAAAAGGAGCTAGATTAGATTACGAAGGAGGAATTACTGCCAAAAACACATTCTATTTAAAAAATTGTGGTTTTTTTAACGAGAACACCGAACCTAATGCTCCATTACATAGAGAATCACAACTAAAACAACCCACAATAGATTTCACTAAACTAGAGACTCCAACTTTATAAAATTAAATATAGTTTGTTTTGAGTTAGTTGTTTATTTCAATAAGAGGCTGTTTCTTTTTTATAGCCTCTTATTATTTTAATTAAAATATTTATTAGATATCCATTTTCTTCAAACGAATTTTAAAAAGTATTTTTATATTAATTGTCCATCTAATTCGATAATATCATTTTCTATAGGCGATTCATTAAGTTACAATTCTGCTAATATGTTTTTTGCTACCTCAATGGTAACATCTTTATATTCCCCTTTTACATCACCCATATCTTTAGAGATACTTATATGTATTAAATTTTTATTAGCATAGGTAGAAACCTGAGCTTTAGCAGCCATATAAAAGGCATCTTCTCCAACACCTTGCAATGGTTCTTTATTTTTAATATAACTCATTGCTGTTGCAAAGTTTTTAGCATTTCCGGCTCCTTTTACAACAACAAGCATAGCTCTTGCATCTTGTCCATCTATTTGAAATTTATAGAAACACGTAGGATAAGATGAACCACTTACTTCTTTTCTAAAATTGATGGCTTCTGGCAATATACTTTGCAAATAAGCTTCCGTTAAATAGTCGCAAGGGTCTAAATCTGATTTAGCGTTTTTGGTATTGCTTTCTATATTCTTTTTTAAATCTTTAACCGATGACTCACTATTATTCTTTTTCTGTTCTCCACAAGCGCACAAGACTATAGAAATTAAAACTATATACTGTGTTTTCATCGTTTTATAGTTTAATTATTATTTATTTACAATAACCTGTAAAAGTAATTTTTATACTGTTGACACTAGCAGAACCTTCTTCATAAAGTGTTGCTGAACCTTTAAACCCATTATTGGTTTTTTCCCAAGTCAAAACATTTGGAGCACTAAAATTAACACCGTTATCTACAATTGCTAACATCAGACCTTTTCCGTTTTGAAAACCAGAAATATTTAAACCATCTCCATTAGAATCTCCAACATCTAATTTATCAGATTTGAACTGAAAATAATCTTCTTCTAAATAAGAACAGTCTATTTCTACTTCGTAAGTTTTGCTTGGAGCAACAGCTTTAAAAGTGCCTCTTTTATTTGTGTGCTCTGCCGTGGCCGTTGTTACTGGTATGTCTTTATTTACTTCTGACTTTGCTTTTTCTTTGCAACTACATAGTATAAAGCAAATACTAAGAAGGAGTACATAATTTTTCATATTTTAAATATTTAGGTTAGGTTTTACTATACGTTAGACAGTGTGTTCATGCTATCTTTATCTTCAATTGGCTGATTGATTAAAGTTACAGCAGAATCCATTGCGTATCTGCTAGCACGTTGTCGATTCTTGTTATTTTAGTTTCTGATGGCGTCACTTTACCAAACTGAGATGTAAAAGTTTCTGTAATTGTATATTTAACGATATTCCATCCTTTTTGCAATTCAAGATCGTAAATTTTAACATCCATATAATTTTCATCATCGTTCCCCGTATAAGTTCGCATACTGCAAGAACCTTTTACCGAGGCATTATCTTCTAAAAAATACCACCGTAAATAATACCCTTTTGTTATATTTCCTTGGCCGAAATTAGATAACCAAGATGCAATTTCTAAGGTGTTAGTACAATACAAATAGCCATAAGAAGTATTATCTATACCAATTACTTCTAATTCTGGAAGCGCAGCAATAACAACAGCTGCATTTTCAAACAGAATGGCTTCAGTATCACATTCGAAAGTAGACTTTACGGTATTAAATTTCATATCCCAATTTTGGAACGTTTTTTCTTTCGCTTCATCAGCTGCTTTTTTCTGGTTAGCTAAATAATTATCATCTAGAAGAATTGTTATTTCGCCCTGAGATGTAATTGTACCCATCTCGATTTTTTCTTTTAATATATAGTCATTAAAAATTATTAAAGCTTCTCCATTCTGCCAATTTTTCAAATCACCTTTAATTATGTTTTGTCTATCGTAAGTAAAACTAGACACAAGAAACATAACTATTAGTATTATAATTGTTTGTTCAGCTCTCATAAAAATATTTTTAATTATTTGTAGCTTATATTTTCTAATTATTGCTTTATTGTAATTGCATGGCGATTTGATTTTTTAATGAATATAGGTTTCAAAAATACATTTATCAATAAATCTTAATCATTCAGAGGAAAACTTGACACACAGCCTTTAACAAATCTACATGAGTCTAGAAGGAAAGGATATATCATTTGTAACAAATGATATAAGAGATGTAACATTAAAAAAAAAAGCGCTTAATTTAAACGCTTATAAAGAGTAAAACTTCACGTGAAGAAGTTTTGTAAAGACCAATCAGAATTATAGAAATTCATAAAAAAGCCATAAAACATACAAGATACTTTACGGCTTTTGAAATCATTTTTACTTTAATGGGTGTGTTTAGACTTTATTAAGGATTTAAAACTGCATTTTCTTGTTCTGTAAACAATCGAGATTGAATAATAAATCGGAGCCCTAAAGGAATTTCTAATGAAAAACTAGAACCTCGTCCTGTAGTAACATCTACAGTAAGGTGCGTATGCTTCCAATATGCATACTGATCTTGATTCATATAAAAAGGCACACTTTCTATATCGCCCAAATGAATATCACTTTCATCGAGATACATATCGTCTTTTTCAAAAATCATTGGGGAAGAGCCATCGCAACATCCACCACTTAAATGAAAAATTAACTCACCATGCTTCTCTTTTAATTGATTAACGATTTTACTCGCTTCGTCTGTAATTGCTATACGTTCCATATTTTAAAAATTAAAAAAGGTTGAGTTAAAAAGCTAAACCAACCTTAATTGCTATTAATCAATCTTTTTAAAAGAATCCTAGTTTATTTTTATCGTAAGAAATTAACATGTTTTTTGTTTGTCTATAATGATCCATCATCATTAAATGGTTTTCTCTACCAAATCCAGATTTTTTGTATCCGCCAAATGGAGCATGTGCAGGATATGCATGATAACAATTTACCCAAACACGTCCAGATTTAATGGCTCTAGGAATTTGATATAATTGGTGCGCATCTCGTGTCCAAACCCCAGCGCCTAATCCATAAAGCGTATCGTTAGCAATCTCTAAAGCTTCAACCTCATCTTTAAACTTTGTAACACAAACTACAGGGCCAAATATTTCCTCTTGAAAAACTCGCATTTTATTATGTCCTTCCAAAATGGTAGGTTTAATATAAAATCCTTTAGATAAATCGCCTTCTGTATTCGCTTCTCCACCACATAATACTTTAGCGCCTTCTTCTTTTCCTATTTTTAAATACGATTGGATTTTTTCATATTGATCGTTAGACGCTTGTGCTCCGACCTGAGTATTGACATCGTAAGGATTATCTTGAATAATAGCTTCTGTACGTTCTACCACACGTTTCATAAAGGCATCGTAAATATCTTCTTGAACTAAAATTCTTGAAGGACATGTACATACTTCACCTTGATTAAAAGCAAATAAAACAGCACCTTCAATAGCTTTATCTAAAAACGCGTCATCTGCATCCATAACACTATTAAAAAACACATTTGGCGACTTCCCACCTAATTCCATCGTTACGGGATTTAGATTTTTAGAAGCATACTGCATAATTAATTGTCCGGTTGTAGTTTCTCCCGTAAATGCTACTTTATCTACCTTAGAACTCGATGCCAAAGGTTTTCCTGCTTCTGGTCCAAATCCGTGTACAATATTTATAACGCCTGGAGGAAATACATCTGCAATTTTTTCCATCAATATTGTTGCAGTAAGCGGAGTTTGTTCTGCAGGTTTTAGCACTACACAGTTTCCTGTGGCTAAAGCTGGTGGTAATTTCCATGACAACATTAATAGTGGAAAATTCCAAGGTATTATTTGTCCAATAACACCTAGAGGCTCCTTAATATTCATAGACAATGTATTGGCATCTAATTCTGTTGCACTCCCCTCCTCGGCACGAATACAAGCAGCGAAATAACGCCAGTGATCCACAGCTAGTGGAATATCTGCATTTAAAGTTTCAAGTATAGGTTTACCATTATCACAGGTTTCTAAAACAGCAAATTCTTCTAAATTCGCTTCAATAATATCTGCTACTTTATTTAATAGCGCCGAACGTTCTGCAGCAGGTGTATTTCCCCAACTCTCTTTTGCGGCATTTGCAGCATCTACAGCTAATTCTACATCTTCTTTTTGCGATCTCGGAAATTTAGCAATCAAACTCTGGTCTATAGGAGATGTATTTTCGAAATAGTCACCATTAATAGGTTTTACAAATTTTCCGTTAATAAAATTCTCGTACTGGGCTTTAAATTTTGGTTTAGAATAGGCCATTATTTTTATATTTTAAGTTAAGTTATCCGTTTTAACTAGAAATCAGTTTTATCGAATATGTAATTTTTACATGAAAAAATATGATTATTATCATTTTTAACAAAGTTATTTTGTTAAAGTCTAAAACAATTGAACATATTTATTATATTTTAGTACTATTCTATTATTACAATAAAAATTGTTTCTAAACTCGTAGCATTACATATGGATCATATTTTAAGTCAACACAATTCACAGCGAAAAATCACCACTTTAGTTGAGAACAGAACGACCTACAGTGCCAATTTTGCTGAACTCAATATTTTTGAAACCCATGAATACGCCGAAAAGGTTACGTTAAAATTTGGTTTCCCCATTATAGCGAGTATGCTAACAGGTAAAAAAGTAATGCATATTGAAGGGCTACCCGCATTCGAATTTTATCCTGGAGAATCAGTAGTGATGCCTAGTAACAAAGAAATGGTTATAGACTTTCCTTTAGCAACTATGGACAATCCTACCAAATGTTTGGCTTTAGGTATAGATAATTCTAAAATAAAAGAAGTCGTCGATAAGTTTAATGATAATGTACAAATTGAAAATAAAAACAATTCCTGGTCGCTAGACGCTACTACAGACCATCTTATTAACAATTCTGATGTTAGCCAATTAATAAAGCGACTAATTCATACGTTTACAAACAGTAATGCCTCCAAAGATATGCTGTTAGATTTAATGATTCAGGAACTCATTATTCGTTTACTTCAAACCAAAGCCAAGTTTTGCTTGATTAATTCGGAGCATTTGTTAGACGACAATCGAATAGGTATTGTTATTAAATATATAAAAGACAACTTAACAAATAAAGATATTACTGTTGACCTTTTGGCCGAAAAGGCATGCATGAGCACCTCTCATTTTCATAAAAAGTTTAAAAGTACTTTGGGTATATCTCCTATAGATTATATCAATTCTGAAAAAATTAAATTTTCAAAAAAACTGATTAAAAACAGTAAAGACTTTAGAATTTCGGACATTGCTTTTAAAACTGGTTTTAATAATATTAGTTATTTCAACAGACAATTTAAAAAAATGGAACTCATGACACCGTTACAATTTAAAAAATCGATTATGGCTTAAAAGTTCTACCATTGAGATTGAATTCACACAACTCACATATTATCACACACATAACAATTAATTAATCAGATTCTATTCTTAACACCTCCCCTTTAAGGCTTCATTATTATACTAGGATTAATTCAGTTAAGTTTTTATAAAATAGACAAGCTTTAATTAATGAATTTTTAAACGCCTAACTAACAAAAGTATTCACCTTATTTTATCCCAATATAATATTGTATTTTTAGATAAAATTCTATTTAAGAATAGCATACACTACGTATTTAAACACATAAAACTATGGAAACATTTAGCGAAGAAGCCGAAATTAAACTTAATGAGCTTATTGAAAAAGCAATTGATGCCGAGAAAGGATTTATAAAAGCCTCTATACATGTTGATAATCCAAAATTGAAAACCTTTTTTAATGAAAAAGTCATTGAAAGAAATGGATATATTACAGAACTCCGTGATTTGCTTCTAACACAAGGCTTAGACCTTGAAGATGACGACGACGGAAGATTATCGGGGATATTAAACCGAGTTTGGATAGACACTAAGGCACTTTTTTCTTTAGATAGCGATGAATCTATATTAGAACAAGTAAGAGAAGGAGAAAAAGAAGCGATTAAAGATTATGATGAAATCCTTAATAATCATGAACTAAATCCAGATTTAAGAGCTATGCTTTTAAAACAAAGAGATGCGATTCAGGCTAGTAGTAATAAGATTGATTATTTAGAACACATAGATTAATAAGATTAAAAATTTTAAACTGTTTCCTTAATAGGAAAATATACGGTCGTCTTACATCTATGTGCAGACGACCATTTTTTATAAAAAAAAATTATAATAGATTCTGTAAATATTAGATAAGCGAATCAATTAAATTAACTCCCAAAATTAGCTGCATTTCCTAATTAACATTTACTTAACGTTTATATGTGATAAGGGTTTCATTATATTTAATAATTTAGCCGATTAATGAAAACAAGTCGCATTAAAAATAGCATTACTTTTTTGTTTCTCTTCCTTTTTCTATCCATGAAATTGGTTGGGTTGCATGCGCTATCTCATTCACACGCTCATGATGTAGATGACAGTGACCATGCTTTACACTGTGTAATTTGCGACCATGCCACTGCTATTAATCTTACACCTGCAATTTCTCCTGAGCCACAAGAATTCTCATTCGAAATTAAAGAGTATGTATTTACTCAAGATTTAAGAAAGTATTACAATTATATTCACTCGAATACAATTACTACCGACGAGCTCTTTTCTAGACCTCCGCCATCCCTAATTTAAATTTCACCTATACATTTTATCATTTAAAGACCCAATAATTTATTTTATCTGGTTTTGGTATCTTTTTACACGTTTTAAAAATTGATAATTATATTATTATTGACTTTTAAAACATATTCCGATACCTCCATCATACCATTTAAAGTTTAAATATATAGGCCTTTACTCTAATCTACGTGTATTAGGACATTTTAATAGTTTTCATTCTAGAGAACATTTCTAATTTTTCACAGTATATCAATATGCTTCAAAAAACACTTAGTGTATGGCTATGTTTAAGCCTATGCACTTTAGCGTTTGCACAAGAAACCTTTACAGTAAAAGGATCTGTGCT contains:
- a CDS encoding DUF779 domain-containing protein; its protein translation is MERIAITDEASKIVNQLKEKHGELIFHLSGGCCDGSSPMIFEKDDMYLDESDIHLGDIESVPFYMNQDQYAYWKHTHLTVDVTTGRGSSFSLEIPLGLRFIIQSRLFTEQENAVLNP
- a CDS encoding aldehyde dehydrogenase family protein produces the protein MAYSKPKFKAQYENFINGKFVKPINGDYFENTSPIDQSLIAKFPRSQKEDVELAVDAANAAKESWGNTPAAERSALLNKVADIIEANLEEFAVLETCDNGKPILETLNADIPLAVDHWRYFAACIRAEEGSATELDANTLSMNIKEPLGVIGQIIPWNFPLLMLSWKLPPALATGNCVVLKPAEQTPLTATILMEKIADVFPPGVINIVHGFGPEAGKPLASSSKVDKVAFTGETTTGQLIMQYASKNLNPVTMELGGKSPNVFFNSVMDADDAFLDKAIEGAVLFAFNQGEVCTCPSRILVQEDIYDAFMKRVVERTEAIIQDNPYDVNTQVGAQASNDQYEKIQSYLKIGKEEGAKVLCGGEANTEGDLSKGFYIKPTILEGHNKMRVFQEEIFGPVVCVTKFKDEVEALEIANDTLYGLGAGVWTRDAHQLYQIPRAIKSGRVWVNCYHAYPAHAPFGGYKKSGFGRENHLMMMDHYRQTKNMLISYDKNKLGFF
- a CDS encoding AraC family transcriptional regulator; this encodes MDHILSQHNSQRKITTLVENRTTYSANFAELNIFETHEYAEKVTLKFGFPIIASMLTGKKVMHIEGLPAFEFYPGESVVMPSNKEMVIDFPLATMDNPTKCLALGIDNSKIKEVVDKFNDNVQIENKNNSWSLDATTDHLINNSDVSQLIKRLIHTFTNSNASKDMLLDLMIQELIIRLLQTKAKFCLINSEHLLDDNRIGIVIKYIKDNLTNKDITVDLLAEKACMSTSHFHKKFKSTLGISPIDYINSEKIKFSKKLIKNSKDFRISDIAFKTGFNNISYFNRQFKKMELMTPLQFKKSIMA
- a CDS encoding PA2169 family four-helix-bundle protein — its product is METFSEEAEIKLNELIEKAIDAEKGFIKASIHVDNPKLKTFFNEKVIERNGYITELRDLLLTQGLDLEDDDDGRLSGILNRVWIDTKALFSLDSDESILEQVREGEKEAIKDYDEILNNHELNPDLRAMLLKQRDAIQASSNKIDYLEHID